A stretch of the Aegilops tauschii subsp. strangulata cultivar AL8/78 chromosome 4, Aet v6.0, whole genome shotgun sequence genome encodes the following:
- the LOC109787604 gene encoding 4-hydroxyphenylacetaldehyde oxime monooxygenase-like, giving the protein MSPSLAIQLAPTLTMAVAGASPVLQLLLQQWPVILAILLVPLSFLLLRGRSRSGLKLPPGPMRLPFVGNLHQIGRLPHRSLAALARRHGPVMMLRLGMVPTVVLTSPEAAREALKTKDEDCSSRPLSAGPGLLSYGYKDVAFSPWSDYVREMRKLFIIELLSRRRVQAAYYARDAQIDKLVETLTVLGPNPVHLDALIFATMDRIVGLFAFGESYAGEQFKGQFVPLLNATMDMLGSFSAQDFFPNAVGRIIDRITGVKAHRERVFRQLDRFFEHIIEQCDGRKATGGSGSDLVQELLDIMKRPAASAAGTFTRDHVKAILMNTFIGSIDTTTVTITWAMAELIRNPRVLTRVQLEIRAAAGGGTRVHQADMPKMSYLRMVLSETLRLHPPATLLVPRETLRRVQVAGYDIPAKTQVIVNAWAISRDPSAWKDPEEFNPERFQDTDVDFNGSHFEFIPFGAGRRICPGLAMGVANAEYILANLLYCFNWALPNGVSREGVNMEEEGGLTYRKKTPLMLVPTRYHPAQEKEEE; this is encoded by the exons ATGTCACCTTCACTTGCTATCCAGCTTGCTCCTACCCTAACAATGGCAGTGGCAGGTGCCTCACCTGTTCTCCAGCTCCTGCTCCAACAATGGCCGGTGATTCTAGCCATCCTCCTCGTCccactctccttcctcctccttcgGGGCAGGTCGCGCTCCGGCCTAAAGCTGCCACCGGGCCCCATGAGGCTGCCTTTCGTGGGCAACCTGCACCAGATCGGGCGGCTGCCGCACCGGAGCCTGGCTGCGCTGGCCCGGCGGCACGGGCCTGTGATGATGCTGCGGCTGGGCATGGTGCCGACGGTGGTGCTGACGTCGCCGGAGGCGGCCCGGGAAGCCCTCAAGACCAAGGATGAGGACTGCAGCAGCCGTCCCCTGTCGGCAGGGCCAGGGCTGTTGTCCTACGGCTACAAGGACGTGGCCTTCTCGCCGTGGAGCGACTACGTCCGCGAGATGCGGAAGCTGTTCATCATCGAGCTGCTCAGCAGGCGGCGCGTGCAGGCTGCCTACTACGCGAGGGATGCGCAg ATTGACAAGCTGGTGGAGACCCTCACCGTGCTGGGGCCGAACCCGGTACACCTGGACGCCCTCATCTTCGCCACCATGGACCGGATTGTGGGCTTGTTCGCGTTCGGCGAGAGCTACGCGGGGGAGCAGTTCAAGGGGCAGTTCGTGCCCTTGCTCAACGCAACCATGGACATGCTGGGTAGCTTCTCTGCCCAAGACTTCTTCCCCAACGCCGTTGGCCGCATCATCGACCGCATCACCGGCGTCAAGGCCCACCGCGAGAGGGTCTTCCGTCAGCTCGACCGCTTCTTTGAGCATATCATCGAGCAGTGCGATGGGAGAAAGGCCACCGGCGGCAGCGGATCGGACCTGGTGCAGGAGCTGCTGGACATCATGAAAAGGCCCGCCGCCTCCGCTGCAGGAACCTTCACCAGGGATCATGTCAAGGCCATTCTCATG AACACATTCATTGGTAGCATTGACACCACCACAGTGACCATAACCTGGGCAATGGCAGAGCTGATTCGGAACCCAAGGGTTCTGACAAGGGTACAGCTTGAGATCAGGGCTGCCGCTGGAGGAGGCACCAGAGTGCACCAAGCTGACATGCCCAAAATGAGCTACCTGAGGATGGTGCTGTCCGAGACCCTACGGCTGCATCCCCCGGCGACCCTACTCGTCCCGAGAGAGACGCTGCGGCGGGTCCAGGTGGCTGGCTACGACATCCCGGCCAAGACCCAGGTCATTGTCAACGCGTGGGCCATCAGCAGGGACCCCTCCGCGTGGAAGGACCCCGAGGAGTTCAACCCGGAGCGGTTCCAGGACACGGACGTGGACTTCAATGGCAGCCACTTCGAGTTCATCCCCTTCGGCGCAGGCCGCCGGATCTGCCCCGGGCTGGCCATGGGGGTGGCAAACGCCGAGTACATCCTTGCCAACTTGCTCTACTGCTTCAACTGGGCGCTGCCCAACGGGGTGAGCCGGGAGGGTGTGAACATGGAGGAGGAAGGGGGGCTCACTTACCGGAAGAAGACACCACTCATGCTCGTGCCAACACGGTACCACCCAGCCCAGGAGAAAGAGGAGGAGTAG